The Roseovarius indicus genome has a segment encoding these proteins:
- a CDS encoding acetyl-CoA C-acetyltransferase, with amino-acid sequence MPDAIIFDHVRTPRGKGRPDGALHGVTPIQLAAQTLRELRRRTEFDPADLADTGLGIVMPVGEQGCDMTRFALLEAGYGDGAGGYQLNRFCTSGLDTVKMAGALVASGQADAAVGGGVESMSRVPIGSDGGAAYSDPAVLARFPYVPNGIAADLMASLDGTTREEADTYAAESQSRAAEARQDGRFARSLFPVRGPDGEVVLEEDEAIRPGTSAAKLGELPLAFESLGGLGYDDLVRDRYPSLERVSHVHTGGNSSGIVDGACAVLVGSEEWGRANGLAPRVRIRSAASLASEPHISLAGVVPATDAALRKAGMEIDDIDLFEVNEAFAVVPLRYARHYGIDRDLINANGGAIALGHPLGATGAMLLGTLIDELERRNLSTGLVTLCAAAGQSTAMIVERI; translated from the coding sequence ATGCCAGACGCCATCATCTTCGACCACGTCCGCACGCCGCGCGGCAAGGGCCGCCCCGACGGCGCACTGCACGGCGTGACCCCCATCCAGCTCGCCGCGCAAACCCTGCGCGAACTGCGCCGCCGCACCGAATTCGACCCCGCCGACCTCGCCGATACCGGGTTGGGCATCGTCATGCCGGTGGGCGAGCAGGGCTGCGACATGACCCGCTTCGCCCTGCTGGAAGCGGGTTATGGCGACGGGGCAGGGGGCTATCAGCTCAACCGCTTCTGCACCTCCGGCCTCGACACGGTGAAGATGGCGGGTGCCCTCGTCGCCTCCGGCCAGGCCGACGCGGCCGTCGGCGGCGGCGTCGAAAGCATGAGCCGCGTGCCCATCGGCTCCGATGGCGGTGCGGCCTATTCCGACCCGGCGGTCCTCGCCCGCTTTCCCTACGTCCCCAACGGCATCGCCGCCGACCTCATGGCCTCGCTCGACGGCACCACCCGCGAAGAGGCCGATACCTACGCCGCCGAAAGCCAGTCCCGCGCCGCCGAGGCCCGGCAGGACGGGCGCTTCGCTCGCTCCCTCTTCCCCGTGCGCGGCCCCGATGGCGAGGTGGTGCTGGAAGAGGACGAGGCAATCCGCCCCGGCACCTCGGCCGCCAAGCTGGGCGAGCTGCCGCTGGCCTTCGAAAGCCTCGGCGGGCTCGGCTACGACGACCTCGTGCGTGATCGCTACCCCTCGCTCGAACGGGTCTCCCACGTCCACACCGGCGGCAATTCCAGTGGCATCGTCGATGGCGCCTGCGCCGTCCTGGTAGGCTCCGAAGAGTGGGGCCGGGCCAACGGCCTCGCCCCCCGCGTCCGCATCCGCTCTGCCGCCTCGCTGGCCTCCGAGCCGCATATCTCGCTCGCCGGCGTCGTCCCGGCCACCGACGCGGCCCTCAGGAAGGCAGGCATGGAAATCGACGACATCGACCTCTTCGAGGTGAACGAGGCCTTCGCCGTCGTCCCCCTGCGCTATGCCCGCCACTACGGCATCGACCGCGACCTGATCAACGCCAACGGCGGCGCCATCGCGCTGGGCCATCCGCTCGGCGCGACCGGCGCCATGCTGCTCGGCACCCTGATCGACGAGCTGGAACGCCGCAACCTGTCGACCGGTCTGGTGACGCTCTGCGCCGCCGCCGGCCAATCGACCGCGATGATCGTGGAGCGTATCTGA
- a CDS encoding acyl-CoA dehydrogenase family protein yields the protein MRPRLHFEQEHDMFRDSVQKFLTAEMAPQVDRWREQGHVDRAAFRRMGEEGYLCMWADEAYGGLGITDLRFEQVLQEETVRLVDPGFFHNAHSKLVGPYLERLATDEQKARFLPGAVSGETILGIALTEPDAGSDLAAIRTRAVEHEDHWVLNGAKTYISNGVIGDLFVTAARTGDKRGQIGLFVVTSDMEGFSRGRHLKKIGLHAQDTAELRFDNIRIPKENVLADPGRGFTYMAECLAVERLMSAITSIAHAQAAFEVTTDFILERRAFGKPIAAFQNTRFRMAEMRAELDAVQSYVDRCVTLANNDRLSPEAAAAAKLATSETEGSVIDQCAQFHGGAGYMDEYRIARMYADARISRVYAGASEIMLEIVGRGLGLGERDLT from the coding sequence ATGAGACCCCGACTGCATTTCGAACAGGAACACGACATGTTCCGCGACAGCGTGCAGAAGTTCCTGACGGCCGAGATGGCGCCCCAGGTCGACCGCTGGCGCGAGCAGGGCCATGTCGACCGCGCCGCCTTCCGCCGCATGGGCGAGGAGGGCTACCTCTGCATGTGGGCGGACGAGGCCTATGGCGGGCTCGGCATCACCGACCTGCGCTTTGAACAGGTGCTGCAGGAAGAAACCGTGCGCCTTGTCGATCCGGGTTTCTTCCACAACGCCCATTCCAAGCTGGTGGGCCCCTACCTCGAACGCCTCGCCACCGACGAGCAGAAGGCCCGCTTCCTGCCCGGCGCCGTCTCGGGCGAAACCATCCTCGGCATCGCTCTCACCGAACCCGACGCCGGCAGCGACCTCGCCGCGATCCGTACCCGCGCGGTCGAGCACGAGGATCACTGGGTCCTGAACGGCGCCAAGACATATATCTCCAACGGCGTCATCGGCGACCTCTTCGTCACCGCCGCCCGCACCGGCGACAAGCGCGGCCAGATCGGCCTCTTCGTCGTGACCTCCGACATGGAAGGCTTCTCGCGCGGCCGCCACCTCAAGAAGATCGGCCTGCACGCCCAGGACACCGCCGAGCTGCGCTTCGACAATATCCGGATTCCGAAAGAGAACGTGCTCGCCGACCCGGGCCGGGGCTTCACCTACATGGCCGAATGCCTCGCGGTCGAACGGCTGATGAGCGCGATCACCTCGATCGCCCACGCCCAGGCCGCCTTCGAGGTGACCACCGACTTCATCCTCGAACGCCGCGCCTTCGGCAAACCCATCGCCGCCTTCCAGAACACCCGCTTCCGCATGGCCGAGATGCGGGCCGAGCTGGACGCCGTGCAATCCTATGTCGACCGCTGCGTGACGCTCGCCAATAACGACCGCCTCTCGCCCGAGGCCGCCGCCGCCGCCAAGCTCGCCACCTCCGAAACCGAGGGCAGCGTGATCGACCAATGCGCCCAGTTCCACGGCGGCGCCGGCTACATGGACGAATACCGCATCGCCCGGATGTACGCCGATGCCCGCATCAGCCGGGTCTACGCGGGCGCCAGCGAAATCATGCTCGAGATCGTCGGCCGGGGTCTCGGCCTCGGCGAACGCGACCTGACCTGA
- a CDS encoding PAS and helix-turn-helix domain-containing protein, whose product MIDTSTPEKAGLLAFRESPVAHVMVRYRRIIELNGALERMFGYRRSDLIGRSAQRLYPSITDFKRLGEVCETEMRKTGATYWEDERFMQTSDQEVFWARARGSTLSPEDPFALMIWTFDRVEGRQYQSVRLTPREREIAPLIGQGMTSRMIGERLGISTRTVETHRARLMKKFGVNNTAELVSQIVVAI is encoded by the coding sequence ATGATCGACACGTCCACCCCCGAGAAGGCCGGGCTTCTGGCGTTCCGAGAATCACCCGTGGCGCATGTGATGGTCCGCTATCGCCGCATTATCGAGTTGAACGGGGCGCTCGAACGCATGTTCGGCTACCGCCGCAGCGATCTGATCGGCCGCTCGGCCCAGCGGCTCTATCCTTCGATCACCGATTTCAAGCGGCTGGGCGAGGTCTGCGAGACGGAGATGCGCAAGACGGGCGCGACCTATTGGGAAGACGAGCGCTTCATGCAGACCAGCGACCAGGAGGTGTTCTGGGCCCGCGCCCGTGGCAGCACCCTGTCACCGGAAGACCCGTTCGCCCTGATGATCTGGACCTTCGACCGCGTCGAGGGGCGGCAATACCAATCGGTCCGCCTGACCCCTCGGGAACGCGAGATCGCGCCGCTTATCGGCCAGGGCATGACCTCGCGCATGATCGGTGAGCGGCTTGGCATTTCGACCCGCACGGTCGAGACGCATCGCGCGCGGCTGATGAAGAAATTCGGGGTGAACAACACCGCCGAACTTGTCTCGCAGATCGTCGTGGCCATCTGA
- a CDS encoding acyl-CoA dehydrogenase family protein produces the protein MTLIPRTIFEEEHEQFRDTARRWVADVLAPKVESWRANGEVDRESFLSAGENGFLCLWADEAYGGAGIRDYRFDQVLQEEVVRGADPGFYQNLHSQIVAPYIDRFGSQALKDRLMPGAVSGETILAIAMTDPSAGSDLSGMKTKARQDGDDWVLSGAKTYISNGIIADAVVVAARTNPEKSHAIGLFVVETGMQGFARGQRLKKTGLDAQDTAELFFDEVRVPAENVLGDPEKGFAYMSELLATERLMVAIGSMAHAQAAFDETMAYITERRAFGRPVGAFQESRFAMARMRTEIDIAQCFTDDCVMLANDGRLSPEVAAEVKQVTTDLENRVIDRCVQLHGGAGFMDEYRVSRMYRDARVSRIFAGSNEIMKEIVARGLGFDARKMS, from the coding sequence ATGACCCTCATCCCCCGCACCATCTTCGAAGAAGAGCACGAACAGTTCCGCGATACCGCCAGGCGCTGGGTCGCCGACGTGCTTGCGCCCAAGGTCGAAAGCTGGCGCGCCAACGGCGAGGTCGACCGCGAAAGCTTCCTCAGTGCCGGCGAAAACGGCTTCCTCTGCCTCTGGGCCGACGAGGCCTATGGCGGCGCCGGCATACGCGATTACCGCTTCGACCAGGTCCTGCAGGAAGAGGTCGTGCGCGGCGCCGACCCGGGCTTCTACCAGAACCTCCACTCCCAGATCGTCGCCCCCTATATCGACCGCTTCGGCTCTCAGGCCTTGAAAGACCGCCTCATGCCCGGCGCCGTCTCGGGCGAAACCATCCTCGCCATCGCCATGACCGACCCCTCGGCGGGCAGCGACCTCTCCGGCATGAAGACCAAAGCCCGTCAGGACGGCGACGACTGGGTCCTTTCCGGCGCCAAGACTTACATCTCCAACGGTATCATCGCCGACGCTGTCGTCGTCGCCGCCCGCACCAACCCGGAGAAATCCCACGCCATTGGCCTCTTCGTCGTGGAAACCGGGATGCAGGGCTTCGCCCGCGGCCAGCGTCTCAAGAAAACCGGGCTCGACGCCCAGGACACAGCCGAGCTCTTCTTCGACGAGGTGCGCGTGCCCGCCGAAAACGTGCTGGGCGACCCCGAAAAGGGCTTTGCCTACATGAGCGAACTGCTCGCCACCGAGCGGCTCATGGTCGCCATCGGCTCGATGGCCCACGCCCAGGCCGCCTTCGACGAGACCATGGCCTACATCACCGAGCGCCGCGCCTTCGGCCGGCCCGTCGGCGCCTTCCAGGAAAGCCGTTTCGCCATGGCCCGCATGCGCACCGAGATCGACATCGCCCAGTGCTTCACCGACGACTGCGTGATGCTGGCCAATGACGGCCGCCTCTCGCCCGAGGTGGCCGCCGAGGTCAAGCAAGTCACCACCGATCTCGAAAACCGGGTGATCGACCGCTGCGTTCAACTGCATGGCGGCGCCGGCTTCATGGACGAATACCGCGTCTCGCGCATGTATCGCGACGCCCGGGTGAGCCGCATCTTCGCCGGCTCGAACGAGATCATGAAGGAAATCGTCGCGCGGGGCCTTGGCTTCGACGCGCGCAAGATGAGCTGA
- a CDS encoding 3-hydroxyacyl-CoA dehydrogenase NAD-binding domain-containing protein, translating into MLDDAETVFDGKTMRLTRGAGGIARLVIETPGPLNTLSAAVHADLARVVETVENDAQITGLLVTSERDDFVVGADIGEFAELFAMDEPAIATRCRDMNAGFAALEDLRVPTVAAMPGMSLGGGLELAMCCDARVLADTGRVGLPEVTLGVFPGLGGTVRAPRLAGCALALDMIVSGKPIDAEKARKSGLVTETAAPAALGEAAGRLLADLIASGDWRAMRARKTAPAVGIDPGAIDAVRKGDRSGPHQPAARMAIDLIERTAPQGRAEAQEAECLAFAAVAKTQAAASMTKTFFAQRAVAKAAKTAADGAEAPAIVGVLGAGIMGGGIAYTLARNGVQVPMRDIADTALDAAGEEVDRLVAGEIKRGKLDDAKGADLKARIAGSTSLDGTADAGLVIEAVVERLSVKRTVLAELEQTIAPDAVIATNTSSLRIDDIGAEMIHNDRLVGMHFFNPVPRMPLVEIVRGTHSSDAAVARAVATALKMRKTPIVVADCPGFLVNRILVAYINAFTKLVSEGVDFRQIDRVMEAMGWPMGPALLQDVVGMDTGAHVIETISAGYPDRMTHDWPDAVVAMSGAGRLGQKSGKGFYAWSRDDNGRLRKQDDPESDALIESIRTAPPREASDTEIEERMMLALVLEAIHALEDNAVGSAAELDMALVMGIGLPVHMGGALAWADWTGLPEIVAMCDRYENLGPAYRATEDLRRRAETGDPYR; encoded by the coding sequence ATGTTGGACGACGCCGAAACCGTCTTCGACGGAAAAACCATGCGCCTGACCCGCGGGGCCGGCGGCATCGCCCGTCTGGTGATCGAAACCCCGGGGCCGCTCAACACGCTCAGCGCGGCGGTCCATGCCGATCTCGCCCGCGTGGTCGAGACGGTCGAGAATGACGCGCAGATCACCGGCCTCCTCGTCACCAGCGAGCGCGACGATTTCGTCGTCGGCGCCGATATCGGCGAGTTTGCCGAGCTTTTCGCGATGGACGAACCCGCCATCGCCACCCGTTGCCGCGATATGAACGCAGGCTTCGCTGCGCTCGAAGACCTGCGCGTGCCCACCGTCGCCGCGATGCCCGGCATGTCGCTCGGCGGCGGGCTGGAACTCGCCATGTGCTGCGACGCCCGCGTCCTCGCCGACACCGGCCGCGTCGGCCTGCCCGAGGTCACGCTCGGCGTCTTCCCCGGGCTGGGCGGCACCGTCCGCGCCCCGCGCCTCGCCGGCTGCGCGCTGGCGCTCGACATGATCGTGTCGGGCAAGCCCATCGACGCCGAGAAGGCCCGCAAATCCGGCCTCGTCACTGAAACCGCCGCCCCCGCCGCGCTGGGCGAAGCGGCCGGGCGCCTGCTGGCCGACCTCATCGCCAGCGGCGACTGGCGCGCCATGCGCGCCCGCAAGACCGCCCCCGCCGTCGGCATCGACCCCGGCGCCATCGACGCCGTCCGCAAGGGCGACCGCTCGGGCCCGCACCAGCCCGCCGCGCGCATGGCCATCGACCTGATCGAACGCACCGCCCCCCAGGGCCGCGCCGAGGCGCAGGAGGCCGAATGCCTGGCCTTCGCCGCCGTCGCCAAGACCCAGGCGGCCGCGTCCATGACTAAGACCTTCTTCGCCCAGCGCGCCGTCGCGAAAGCCGCCAAGACGGCCGCCGACGGAGCCGAGGCACCGGCAATTGTCGGCGTGCTCGGCGCCGGCATCATGGGCGGCGGCATTGCCTATACCCTGGCGCGCAACGGCGTGCAGGTGCCGATGCGCGATATCGCCGACACCGCCCTCGACGCCGCGGGCGAGGAGGTCGACCGCCTTGTCGCTGGCGAAATCAAGCGCGGCAAACTCGACGACGCCAAAGGCGCCGACCTCAAGGCCCGCATCGCCGGCAGCACCAGCCTCGACGGCACTGCCGACGCCGGCCTCGTGATTGAGGCCGTGGTCGAACGGCTCTCGGTCAAGCGCACCGTCCTCGCCGAGCTGGAACAGACGATCGCCCCCGACGCGGTCATCGCCACCAACACCTCGAGCTTGCGAATTGACGATATCGGCGCAGAAATGATCCACAATGATCGGCTGGTCGGCATGCACTTCTTCAATCCTGTCCCCAGAATGCCCCTTGTCGAGATCGTGCGCGGCACCCATAGCTCCGACGCCGCCGTGGCCCGCGCCGTGGCGACCGCGCTCAAGATGCGCAAGACGCCCATCGTCGTCGCCGACTGCCCCGGCTTCCTCGTGAACCGCATCTTGGTCGCTTACATCAACGCCTTCACAAAGCTGGTGTCCGAGGGTGTCGACTTCCGCCAGATCGACCGCGTGATGGAGGCGATGGGCTGGCCGATGGGCCCCGCGCTCCTGCAGGATGTCGTCGGCATGGATACCGGCGCCCACGTGATCGAGACCATCTCCGCCGGCTACCCCGACCGCATGACCCACGACTGGCCCGATGCCGTCGTCGCCATGTCCGGGGCCGGCCGCCTCGGGCAGAAATCCGGCAAGGGCTTCTACGCCTGGTCGCGCGACGACAACGGCCGCCTGCGCAAGCAGGACGACCCCGAGTCCGACGCGCTGATCGAAAGCATCCGCACCGCCCCGCCGCGCGAGGCCAGCGATACCGAGATCGAGGAGCGCATGATGCTGGCCCTCGTGCTCGAAGCTATCCACGCGCTGGAAGACAACGCCGTCGGCTCCGCGGCCGAGCTCGACATGGCGCTCGTCATGGGTATCGGCCTGCCGGTGCACATGGGCGGCGCGCTGGCCTGGGCCGACTGGACAGGCCTGCCAGAGATCGTGGCAATGTGCGACCGGTACGAAAACCTCGGGCCGGCCTACCGGGCAACGGAAGACCTCCGGCGCCGGGCCGAAACGGGCGACCCCTATCGCTGA
- a CDS encoding thiolase domain-containing protein, translating into MTGRISIVGSGHTSFGKREDRLEDMIVEVVREAVEDSGVDPAEIDALFLGHFNSGLVADGFASSLIHQAYPELRFTPAARAENACASGSAAIHAGMNAIRAGQARTVLVVGAEKMTHRSTEDVTHALAGAGYQNDEEERKLSFPQLFGVAVKEYTGRYGSPLDAMARISVKNHANAMKNPLAQMRKEFTFEEVSQVTNKNPEIAPPLRLSDCSLVTDGAAAVVLTTEEDAARFDRAVRIRAASHVSDRLPLQGRDFLAFEGPERAFAMAFEEAGVALDDMDFAEVHDCFTIAELLIYEALGLAPKGQGARALEEGTVYRDGALPVNLSGGLKAKGHPVGATGVSMHALAYRQLTGQAGEMQKDGASLGLVFNMGGSAVANYASVLETQKT; encoded by the coding sequence ATGACCGGCAGGATTTCCATCGTTGGCAGCGGCCACACGAGTTTCGGCAAACGCGAGGACCGTCTCGAGGACATGATCGTCGAGGTCGTCCGCGAGGCCGTCGAGGATAGCGGCGTCGACCCCGCCGAGATCGATGCGCTGTTCCTGGGCCATTTCAATTCGGGCCTTGTGGCCGACGGGTTCGCCTCGTCGCTCATTCACCAGGCCTATCCTGAACTGCGCTTTACCCCGGCCGCCCGGGCCGAGAACGCCTGCGCTTCCGGTTCGGCGGCGATCCATGCCGGCATGAACGCGATCCGCGCGGGCCAGGCCCGCACCGTGCTGGTGGTGGGCGCCGAGAAGATGACCCACCGCTCGACCGAGGATGTCACCCACGCGCTGGCCGGCGCCGGCTACCAGAATGACGAGGAGGAGCGGAAACTCAGCTTCCCCCAGCTCTTCGGCGTCGCGGTGAAGGAGTACACCGGCCGCTATGGCAGCCCGCTCGACGCGATGGCACGGATCTCGGTCAAGAACCACGCCAACGCGATGAAGAACCCGCTGGCCCAGATGCGCAAGGAATTCACCTTCGAAGAGGTCTCGCAGGTCACCAACAAGAACCCCGAGATCGCCCCGCCGCTGCGCCTGAGCGACTGCTCGCTGGTAACCGACGGTGCGGCCGCCGTCGTGCTCACCACCGAGGAAGACGCCGCCCGCTTCGACCGGGCCGTGCGGATTCGGGCCGCCTCTCATGTCAGTGACCGTTTGCCGCTGCAGGGCCGCGACTTCCTGGCCTTCGAGGGGCCCGAACGGGCCTTTGCCATGGCCTTCGAAGAAGCGGGTGTGGCGCTGGACGACATGGATTTCGCCGAAGTCCACGACTGTTTCACCATCGCCGAGCTGCTGATCTACGAGGCCCTGGGCCTTGCGCCCAAGGGGCAGGGCGCCCGCGCGCTGGAAGAGGGCACCGTCTATCGCGACGGCGCCCTGCCGGTGAACCTGTCGGGCGGGCTCAAGGCCAAGGGCCACCCGGTCGGGGCTACCGGGGTGTCGATGCACGCGCTCGCCTACCGTCAACTGACCGGCCAGGCCGGCGAGATGCAGAAGGACGGCGCGTCTCTCGGGCTCGTCTTCAACATGGGCGGCTCGGCGGTGGCCAACTACGCCTCCGTGCTCGAAACCCAGAAAACCTGA
- a CDS encoding 3-hydroxyacyl-CoA dehydrogenase NAD-binding domain-containing protein has product MTQSTAAATTPATGTVTIRLADHDFDSLATALRDAIAQLPEGILLDGRGGAPVVNDPHEILRLFGTGAGREAVRDWATRRGAVLRALETCGVPVACIWSGPAFGPGWEIMLAAHTRFLDGEAKSSAPRDLTLGLLPGAGAVQRLARILGVETASSLLMGKPMDGAALETAGLWTRCETGTAETAAKDWLAAAGESAQPWDARRYRIAGGTGATAPHAAKSFALPAIAARGRGHDCDPAPLATLRALYEGSQLPMDAALAREAQITAEVLTAGVATSRIRTFVVNKARAEEGAARPDAPRREVRKLGVLGAGMMGAGIARAAAEQGIDVILLDRDRDSADRGRSGVAKALEKAVAKGRETDEKANATLSRIHPTADQSDLAGAELVIEAVFEQTDLKREVTQSVLPHLADDAIIASNTSTISIDTLAGVLPDPARFIGLHFFSPVDRMPLVEIIKGRDTSDETLAAALDFTMQLGKTPIVVNTSPGFFTSRIFCTYIDEAMAMLAEGVAPALIENAARMIGAPVGPLAVTDEVSLDLQKKVIDQAEADGLDPRFLRARAKPVVERMVALGRLGRKSGGGFHDFPEDGPKRLWPGLAEEFPPAATQPDVEEVKARLLTIQALESARCIEEGVVERPADADLGSVLGVGFPPWTGGVLSHIDTVGATVFVAACDALADAHGDRFRPSAWLRDRAATGTRFHEGETP; this is encoded by the coding sequence ATGACCCAATCCACAGCCGCAGCCACCACGCCCGCCACCGGCACCGTCACGATCCGGCTGGCCGACCATGACTTCGACAGCCTCGCTACGGCGCTCCGCGACGCCATCGCGCAGCTGCCCGAAGGCATCCTGCTCGACGGGCGCGGTGGCGCACCGGTCGTCAACGATCCGCACGAAATCCTGCGCCTCTTCGGCACCGGCGCCGGGCGCGAGGCCGTGCGCGACTGGGCCACCCGCCGCGGCGCCGTGCTGCGCGCGCTCGAAACCTGCGGCGTGCCGGTGGCCTGTATCTGGTCCGGCCCGGCCTTCGGCCCCGGCTGGGAGATCATGCTCGCCGCCCACACCCGCTTCCTCGACGGCGAGGCGAAATCCTCGGCCCCCCGCGACCTCACGCTCGGCCTGCTGCCAGGCGCTGGCGCGGTGCAGCGGCTGGCGCGCATCCTCGGCGTCGAAACCGCCTCTTCCCTGCTGATGGGCAAACCGATGGACGGCGCGGCGCTGGAAACCGCGGGCCTCTGGACCCGCTGCGAGACCGGCACCGCCGAAACCGCCGCGAAGGACTGGCTCGCCGCCGCCGGCGAGTCGGCCCAACCGTGGGACGCCCGCCGCTACCGCATCGCCGGTGGCACCGGCGCCACCGCACCCCATGCCGCCAAGAGCTTCGCGCTTCCGGCCATCGCCGCCCGGGGCAGGGGTCATGACTGCGACCCCGCCCCGCTGGCCACCCTCCGCGCCCTCTACGAGGGCTCGCAACTCCCGATGGACGCGGCCCTGGCCCGCGAGGCCCAGATCACGGCCGAGGTCCTGACCGCGGGCGTCGCCACCAGCCGCATCCGCACCTTCGTCGTCAACAAGGCCCGCGCCGAGGAGGGCGCTGCCCGCCCCGACGCTCCCCGCCGCGAGGTGCGCAAGCTTGGCGTGCTCGGCGCCGGCATGATGGGCGCCGGCATCGCCCGCGCCGCCGCCGAACAGGGCATCGACGTCATCCTGCTCGACCGCGACCGCGACAGCGCCGACCGGGGCCGCTCCGGCGTGGCCAAGGCGCTGGAAAAGGCCGTCGCCAAGGGCCGCGAGACGGACGAAAAGGCAAACGCCACCCTGTCCCGTATCCACCCCACCGCCGATCAATCCGACCTCGCCGGCGCCGAGCTCGTGATCGAGGCGGTCTTCGAACAGACCGACCTCAAGCGCGAGGTCACGCAATCCGTACTCCCGCATCTGGCCGACGATGCCATCATAGCCTCCAACACCTCCACCATCTCCATCGACACACTGGCCGGCGTTCTCCCCGATCCCGCCCGCTTCATCGGGCTGCATTTCTTCTCGCCCGTTGACCGCATGCCGCTGGTCGAGATCATCAAGGGCCGCGACACCAGCGACGAAACCCTCGCCGCCGCGCTCGATTTCACCATGCAACTCGGCAAGACGCCCATCGTGGTGAATACCTCCCCCGGCTTCTTCACCAGCCGCATCTTCTGCACCTATATCGACGAGGCGATGGCGATGCTGGCCGAGGGCGTGGCCCCCGCCCTGATCGAGAACGCCGCCCGCATGATCGGCGCCCCGGTCGGCCCGCTGGCGGTCACCGACGAGGTCTCGCTCGACCTGCAGAAAAAGGTGATCGACCAGGCCGAGGCCGACGGGCTCGACCCACGCTTCCTGCGTGCCCGTGCCAAGCCGGTGGTCGAACGCATGGTCGCCCTCGGCCGGCTCGGCCGCAAATCCGGCGGCGGCTTCCACGACTTCCCCGAGGACGGCCCGAAACGCCTCTGGCCCGGCCTGGCGGAAGAGTTCCCGCCCGCCGCCACCCAGCCCGACGTGGAAGAAGTGAAGGCCCGGCTCCTCACCATCCAGGCCCTCGAATCCGCCCGCTGCATCGAGGAAGGCGTCGTCGAACGCCCCGCCGATGCCGATCTGGGCTCGGTGCTGGGCGTCGGCTTCCCGCCATGGACAGGCGGCGTGCTCAGCCATATCGACACCGTCGGCGCCACCGTCTTCGTCGCCGCCTGCGACGCGCTGGCCGATGCCCATGGCGATCGGTTCCGCCCCTCCGCCTGGCTCCGCGACCGCGCCGCCACCGGCACGCGGTTCCACGAAGGAGAGACCCCATGA